From the genome of Solanum lycopersicum chromosome 12, SLM_r2.1:
TCAAACTTCCTTACTTGATGGGCTGAAGCAGCCCTCCACATCAATCTGCTAAGGTCCTTGTTTGGAAATTTAGATTGAAAGTTGCTCTTAAGATGTCTTATGCAAAACCGATGGAAGACTCGAGGCTCTTGAAATCGCCGCAACTCCTGCAAACTAGTCAAGATTCCTTTTGCCCTATCAGATATAACACATACATTTTGTCTACTTTTTATCACATGTGCactcaaatttctaaaaaacCATTTCCATGCCTCTTTTGATTCTTTGTCTACAATGGCAAACGCTAAAGGGAGAATGTTATCATTTCCATCAATTCCAACAGCAATTAATAATTTGATCTCATATTTTCCATAAATATGAGTTCCATCTACTGAAATAACTGGGCGACATGTTTGGAATCCATCAATGCATGGCTtgaaagcccaaaatacaaatttaaaagtttttacctCCGATGAACTCACAGACTCTTCGTGTTTCCATTCCACAATTGTTCCATGGTTAAAGTGTTGAAAAGCTGCAAAAAATTTAGGTAGGTCACTAAATGATTTCTCAAAGTCACCATATACCAATTCAAATGCGCGATGACGTCCAAGCCATGCTTTCCTATATGTCACTTGGTGACCAAAATTTTCATGAACCTTTGAAATGACATCTACCACCAAGAACTTaggattttttctaatttgatttAGAAGTAGTGATGCAATCAAATTAGTATTTAGGTTGGCGTGACCGCTAGAAAGCCCCTCAGTCTCACATCTATGGTTTTCAACATATTTTCCTATCTTCCAAAGTTTATCTCCAACTTGTCGTCCTCGAAGAAACCACATGCAACCcaataaattataaaacttaCATCTCACAACCCATAGACTTTTGGTAGATGTTACCACCTTGAACTCCTTATTTTTGTGCAAACTCCAAATCGTTACAGccattttcaacttttctttaCTACTAAAAAGCAtacctttttttaaatctttttttgcaTGCTCAGACCAAACGGAACAACATTCCATCTCAGATTCACATGTAGACATAAAAATGTCTTCCTCATTCTCTAATGTCCTGAAATAGGGTATGTCATGAGACACACCTTGATCATGATTATGAAGATTTACaccattttgagaaaaatcgcTAATATCATCGATATCTTCATCAGGTTCACTTTCATCACCATCTTTCGGAGGTTCATCTTCCTCCGAACTTTCATCACTAATTTCAGCATTTACATCATTATATAGATCAACGTTGATATCAGTATctctgtaaaaaaaatattagtcaaattctagcaaaattataaatatacaagCTTGTTTTAAAAGCgataataaatattctaaaatattatttcttctatttataagagataatttgTGTATACTtacaataaaaattatcttattaaattgttagactaaaatttaataaaataaagatttgtTGTTTACCTAGCCTCATATTCCATGTGACTATTATCAATATGCATTTGACTAGTTGAGCCTTCACCAAATGATCGATGATCATGCAtcaacaattgttgaaatgatGGTTGAACAATCGGTTCTACAAAATGAGGTTGATTGATCGTGGTAAGGCCATAATTTTGAGCCAACAAATTCATGTGATAACCATGATGACCACTAACTTGAAATGCAACATTTTGGCTTGTCGATACAGTCTTTACATACATCTCCAAAACATTTATATCAATCTTATCCGCAAATTTTTGAGGTATGAAAAGAAATTGTAACAAAGATTGGTCATTCTCAATTTTAAACTCAATGAACCTTGTATTGTTACCTTGAATTGAACATGGATATTTTCCAGAAATatccatattaatattttcactATATGTTCCCATTTTCTCATGTAACAATCCAACCAATTCAACATAGGTAGTTGAAGTCGACATGCTAATAATCGTTCTAGCACATTCAGTATACCTAAATCCGTTCATATCCGTAATTATTTCTCCACCCCAATACAAAGCAACCATCACATTATGTTCAAAGCTCGTCATCTTAATCCTAcacataaagataaaatattttttaaaacaatattattaaattagaaagataattttaaaGCTATAATAAGAACATAACAAAGGATAAACTTCACTTATTTAATTCATACCTGATGAAATTTtctgaatattatttttaaaatggacCATACAAGGAAAATTTTTGCTGaattatatttgaacatgaaaaaaaattacaacaacatttatttatacTCACTTTGGTCAGTTTGAAAAATGGAGGAATATGATTTTAACAGAGTGTTGTAATTGATAGCAACGTTTTTAaggtaaaacgttactgtgagtaacgttttatagctaaatatattctaaatttgCAGAAGTCGAAGGCCCGTGATTGGATTCTTAAGAAACGGGACTCAAAGTAACATTTTAAgtgtaaaacgttactcatagTAACGTTTTACAGTTGAATGATTTGACTCCGCCTTTGCAGGATTGGAGTCAGTGGCCCGTGATTGGATTCTCCAAAAACGTACTCTTGAGTAACGTTTTAGAtataaaacgttactcacagttACGTTTATGCGTTTAACGTCGCCAATCCGTTAACTTTTTGTCCgttgaatttttataatgaaaatatcctaaaacgttaccataaagtacgtttatactagttttgtgaaaaaagttaaaaacatattattttggtgaattgattttaaaaatagctCATTTTGGTCAAAACTCCGCGACAAACTTATGCCCCTTGAAAACTATGTCAAGTTGGTTGATCAATCCCTGCGATCCCatattgaaaaaaagttacatcTTGAACAATTCATCCTTGCTTATTGTGATCCAGAAGTGGATTCTCACCTGGATACTTGGATTGAATTGGCGGTTAAACTCAATGTCACAGAGCTGGGGGTTCACCTTCCCTTTTTAACATCATATAGATTACCTGATGTTATTTATGATGCTAAATATCTGAAATCATTGTCATTAAGTAGGTGCAAGATTGAATTTGATATTAGCACCACTCGCATAAGATTTTGTTGTCTTGAGGCTCTTTCTTTGTGCCATGTCCATATTTCAGATGCACAATTACAAAGAGTTATCAACAGATGCCCATCTATCAGGATTCTAAGTTTAGAGTATTGTGAGAGTATAAGCAAATGTCATATTTTTGGCCTGGTACATCTCCAGTATTTGACTACAACTTTTTGCAAACTCCATAGTGTGATAGTCCAATCTCCATATCTTCGATGCTTTAGATATAAAGAATATGCTGGACGGGAAAATATTCTTCCTTGCGAAATTGCTATTTTGGATGGTTACAATACTTTACAAACACTCGAGCTCGTTGGTGGCAGCATTACAGGACAACAGTTTCAAGATATATTCTGCAAGTTCCCAAACATTTCAGAATTGGAACTAGAAAGCTGCTATAAGCTGAATCATATAGAGATTCAGAGTGAAAAACTCAAGAAATTCACCTTATTATTAGGGTTGAACACACTGGAAAAACTCACGATTCAAGCTCCAAATTTATTGGACTTTGATTTTCGTGGTACTAAAATTCCCTTCTCATATATGAATATGGATACTTCTTCCCTAGAAAGAGCCCGATTCCATTTCTTCATGCCCGCCACACACTTTGGATCAGTGGACAGCAGTTGGTACACGAGTCTTCATCACTTTGTTCAAAAGTTCAACAATTCTAATGATTTCATGTTAATAATATCTTGCCGCCAGGTAGTTTACATTATTTCTATGCTTATGCCATTGATTTATGTTAAATTGGGTTTAAATTATGCCATTGACAAAATTCTTGCAGACCAAAAGCATCCTTATTTATGAAAATCCGAGAGAAATTGTTATTCCACCAACCCATGCTGTCGAGATATTCTTTGCATCTATGATGCGTGTTGAATCGATCATTGGAATGTTAATGTACAAGAGTCCCAATATCATTTCCATAATTGCATGTACAGATGGCAAAGCACTGCAggtaatttctttatttattaccTCAAAAAACTAAGACATTAATTTGAGTTTAACTTTTAGACACCAATAGTGTAAAAGAATTGttttacaatgaaaaaaattattgttaaatgTTGATTACTCGTCTCACAAGCATTATTGTATGATGTTTTTTGCTTAAATGCAGGTGATGTCTACACTTAAAGGGTGTATACAAAAGGAAAATTGTGGTAAAGAATGTCCATTCAAGACCAAGTGGCATCGTTACTTAAAAGAAGTCATCAGTTGTAGAGGGACATCTGAAGAGGGAATGGCTGCCTCTACGTGGTATCTATGGTTGAAATCGACATCTCTAATTGACCAAGTGAATAATTTCGTGTTAAAATGGAAAGATGATGAAGCCTAGACCGAAGAGTTTGGCGGTTGAGTTAATTAGTGTGTTTAGAAGAAGTATGATTTGTTACATATCTTAGTTGCAGTTGAAATAAATAGAACATAATTCCTATATCTTGACAATGGAACATAAAACTCTGTTCTGAACTCTTTGTGTCGATCTAACTCATGCTAAACATATATTCGTACATGCACACACAATCGATGATGATGATAAACTATGCAAGTGTATTTACATAAGTGATATACACAGATTTTttccccttttggcatcatgaaattaaagaaaataaggtaaaaaaaattagggcAAAACCCTaacaacttttgaattttaacttttcacataACATGTTTAAGATTATaagattaaattatattttgatacattcaACACATCTTTAGCACAAATATATGACCCATGAAAACTATGTGTTGACACCCGATTTTGACCCACGACGacataattaattaacgagtttattaattttaagCGACTTGAAATAATTAGATCTTCtaaggttatatatatataactaatatatattaggattatattagttaatattaagttaatattactattttcataacttttagttaatatatgtatataactaatatattttaggattatTCGAAAATTCGTATCCAAGAATATTTTACTGtgcttaaatattttattagccATTAAATAGTTTGTATTTTTGACTTAATTATGTCATAATTTCAacgattattttatttcattaaaattaagaagcttatttaattgatttatattaattaatctcATCTAGTTAGCAAatattttagggaaaattgtatataatagcaaactaataacctaaaataaatggaatagctagggtttgatttaattgtgctccatagcaaatgttagctaaaatttgccagcgtctcccTCCAagaaatctcgctcgccactctccattctcgcttgcctctctcgctttatacacagaagtgtataattctgtttctgttttgtgtaaagcgagagaaatatgaattttttgtttgctatatgtgaaagttgcccaatcTTTAATCCATTTGGCTAGCCATTTTGGGCCtcttatttttcatcatttccATCCAGACCAGGCCCAAAATCCAATTCAAACCCAGCCAAGTTCTTGACCCGGTCCAGCCCATTTTTTCTCCCCTAATTTCCCCAATCCAAATCCCTTGACGCGATCAGAGAGACACAGAGGACAGCCTGTTGTTGTCCTCTTCCCCATCGTCCCTCTCATGATGTACGACTAGCAGTGAAAGGCAGCAGGCGGGGCATGCGTTTCCGTCGTTGTGGCATGAGATTGAGCCACACAAGGTCGAGAGGACGAGCCAGTCGATCTGAAGCGTCAATTTCCTTTTTTCCTCTTTGGGAATGAGTTAAAATTCCCCAGAAAAGGTGGTCTCCCCTTTTTGGTGCGGtgttttgaatttcaaattatgGGGAAAGACCATAGGTTGATTCGGTATTTCACAGAAATTTGGAACCCTAATGAACCTCCTATATATTGTTTTGTTCTCCTCGGCTAAATAAGGTTCTTTGGGTGGGGGAgagtagaaaaaaaaactttgaactAACAATAGAAAAGAGGGCAGCAgcattgaaagaaaatatattagagAGGTTTTCCTTTTGGTTTTggattttttggataaaatcgAAACAGGGAAAGGGGAGGAGAATCTCTTTGGGGAGAGACTTGGGAATAGCGAAAAGAGTGGCTTTTGTTATTTTCTAGGAGTTTGAGTAAGAAATATTGAGAGTTTGCTTAAgaaaataactcatataatataTAGAGATTCGCGTCTAAGGTGGAGGGGTGGATATTCGATTAAGTTATCCAATTCCCTGCTCGTCTCACTAGTCCGTGTTCAAAATTGGAAGTTTTGTCTTAGCTTCTTTTGTCGTAGTTCGATTTGGTGCATCGTCGCAGTGGTGGAAGTAGTCGCTCTCAAGCTCGTTTTGTCCAAGTTACGCTACCCCGGAAAAGGTAAACtctctattatttttgtttacctCATAGTTCTCTTGTTGTAA
Proteins encoded in this window:
- the LOC138340491 gene encoding uncharacterized protein encodes the protein MTSFEHNVMVALYWGGEIITDMNGFRYTECARTIISMSTSTTYVELVGLLHEKMGTYSENINMDISGKYPCSIQGNNTRFIEFKIENDQSLLQFLFIPQKFADKIDINVLEMYVKTVSTSQNVAFQVSGHHGYHMNLLAQNYGLTTINQPHFVEPIVQPSFQQLLMHDHRSFGEGSTSQMHIDNSHMEYEARDTDINVDLYNDVNAEISDESSEEDEPPKDGDESEPDEDIDDISDFSQNGVNLHNHDQGVSHDIPYFRTLENEEDIFMSTCESEMECCSVWSEHAKKDLKKGMLFSSKEKLKMAVTIWSLHKNKEFKVVTSTKSLWVVRCKFYNLLGCMWFLRGRQVGDKLWKIGKYVENHRCETEGLSSGHANLNTNLIASLLLNQIRKNPKFLVVDVISKVHENFGHQVTYRKAWLGRHRAFELVYGDFEKSFSDLPKFFAAFQHFNHGTIVEWKHEESVSSSEVKTFKFVFWAFKPCIDGFQTCRPVISVDGTHIYGKYEIKLLIAVGIDGNDNILPLAFAIVDKESKEAWKWFFRNLSAHVIKSRQNVCVISDRAKGILTSLQELRRFQEPRVFHRFCIRHLKSNFQSKFPNKDLSRLMWRAASAHQVRKFESMMWQIKEENIEAYAYLMEIPLDKWTVSHDDGKRWGVLTTNLSESFNGVLKKA
- the LOC101249616 gene encoding uncharacterized protein, which translates into the protein MPLENYVKLVDQSLRSHIEKKLHLEQFILAYCDPEVDSHLDTWIELAVKLNVTELGVHLPFLTSYRLPDVIYDAKYLKSLSLSRCKIEFDISTTRIRFCCLEALSLCHVHISDAQLQRVINRCPSIRILSLEYCESISKCHIFGLVHLQYLTTTFCKLHSVIVQSPYLRCFRYKEYAGRENILPCEIAILDGYNTLQTLELVGGSITGQQFQDIFCKFPNISELELESCYKLNHIEIQSEKLKKFTLLLGLNTLEKLTIQAPNLLDFDFRGTKIPFSYMNMDTSSLERARFHFFMPATHFGSVDSSWYTSLHHFVQKFNNSNDFMLIISCRQTKSILIYENPREIVIPPTHAVEIFFASMMRVESIIGMLMYKSPNIISIIACTDGKALQVMSTLKGCIQKENCGKECPFKTKWHRYLKEVISCRGTSEEGMAASTWYLWLKSTSLIDQVNNFVLKWKDDEA